A single genomic interval of Leptospirales bacterium harbors:
- the folE gene encoding GTP cyclohydrolase I FolE encodes MTRAEQAARELLAAVGEDPAREGLLSTPARYAKALDFLTSGNRMSLQQIVNGAIFSDAPSEMVIARDIEVYSLCEHHILPFFGRACIGYIPRGRVIGLSKLARVVDMFARRLQVQERMTTQIAEAIQELLQPDGVAVVIRCKHMCMMMRGVEKQNSEVLTSAMLGSFRDSESTRMEFLNLSQASRST; translated from the coding sequence TTGACGCGCGCCGAGCAGGCAGCCCGGGAGTTGCTGGCCGCCGTCGGCGAGGACCCGGCCCGCGAGGGTTTGCTCAGCACCCCGGCGCGCTACGCAAAGGCGCTGGATTTTCTGACCAGCGGCAATCGCATGTCCTTGCAGCAAATCGTCAACGGCGCCATCTTCAGCGACGCCCCCTCAGAAATGGTCATCGCTCGCGATATCGAGGTCTATAGCCTCTGCGAACATCATATTCTGCCCTTCTTCGGGCGCGCCTGCATCGGTTACATACCGCGCGGTCGGGTCATTGGACTCTCCAAGCTGGCGCGCGTGGTCGATATGTTTGCTCGCCGCTTGCAGGTGCAAGAGCGGATGACAACGCAGATTGCTGAAGCCATTCAGGAATTGCTCCAACCGGACGGCGTCGCCGTGGTCATTCGCTGCAAGCACATGTGCATGATGATGCGCGGAGTGGAAAAGCAAAACTCAGAGGTGCTGACCAGCGCCATGCTTGGATCGTTTCGCGATAGCGAAAGCACGCGTATGGAGTTCTTGAATCTGAGTCAGGCCTCGCGTTCGACCTGA
- the aspS gene encoding aspartate--tRNA ligase, giving the protein MSTRKTASVKKKAAAQKGGAGPAKTATRKQGSPAAAAGAPDLKLPEADWLQAAFASRLSADALSVADSGRSVVLCGWAFRHRDQGGCVFVDLRDRSGLIQLVFDLSELGGSFAESELIRSEFVLCVQGQVRKRSAANINPRLKSGQIEVLIHRFVILNRSETPPFNLDEFSQVNEDIRLRYRYLDMRRDDLARAIYMRSRLNQYIRRFLEDEGFLEVETPVLNKSTPEGARDFLVPSRFQPGKFYALPQSPQLFKQILMIGGIERYFQIVKCFRDEDLRADRQPEFTQLDLEMSFVNEDQVMGVMERLWAGAARELFGVEVPLPAPRMPYREAMERYGSDKPDLRFELPLVDVAEIAAQCQFQVFQQALAAHGRVKALAVPGGARLSRKEIEDLGAWLAQDFGAKGLAWLKHEEDGLKSAIAKFFSEDQLRKLSTLLKTAPGDIVFFGAGREDIVHATLGALRLRMAREMKLIPADRWAFVWVTDFPLFERDHDSGALNSVHHPFTAPHPEDMRLLQDADLFGKQGHKIRSRAYDLALNGVEIGGGSIRIHDSKMQADVFQALGISEEEARDRFGFFLDALHFGAPPHGGIAFGLDRILMLFLGRESIRDVIAFPKTQKGQCLMSESPSTVAPEQLRELRIRTLHAEGKPG; this is encoded by the coding sequence ATGAGTACCAGGAAAACCGCCAGCGTCAAAAAGAAGGCCGCCGCCCAAAAAGGGGGCGCTGGCCCCGCGAAAACCGCAACCCGGAAGCAGGGCAGCCCCGCTGCAGCAGCGGGAGCGCCGGATCTCAAGCTGCCCGAAGCGGACTGGCTGCAGGCGGCGTTTGCCTCGCGCCTATCTGCCGATGCCTTGAGCGTGGCCGACAGCGGCCGCAGCGTCGTCCTTTGTGGCTGGGCCTTTCGCCATCGCGACCAGGGCGGCTGTGTCTTCGTAGATCTGCGCGATCGCAGCGGCTTGATTCAGCTGGTCTTTGATCTTTCCGAGCTGGGCGGATCCTTCGCCGAATCGGAACTGATCCGATCGGAATTTGTCCTCTGCGTGCAGGGCCAGGTGCGCAAGCGCAGCGCTGCCAATATCAATCCGCGATTGAAAAGCGGTCAGATTGAAGTGCTGATCCATCGCTTCGTAATTCTGAATCGCTCCGAAACGCCTCCCTTCAATCTGGATGAGTTCAGCCAGGTCAACGAAGACATTCGCCTGCGCTATCGCTATCTGGATATGCGTCGCGATGATCTGGCCAGGGCGATTTACATGCGCTCGCGATTGAATCAGTACATCCGCCGCTTTCTGGAGGACGAAGGATTTCTAGAAGTTGAAACGCCGGTCTTGAACAAGAGCACTCCGGAGGGGGCGCGGGATTTTCTGGTGCCATCGCGTTTCCAGCCAGGCAAGTTCTATGCATTGCCGCAGTCGCCGCAGCTCTTCAAGCAGATCCTGATGATCGGCGGAATCGAACGCTACTTTCAAATTGTGAAATGCTTTCGCGATGAAGATTTGCGCGCCGATCGCCAGCCTGAATTTACGCAGCTCGATCTGGAGATGAGTTTTGTAAACGAGGATCAGGTCATGGGCGTCATGGAGCGTCTGTGGGCCGGCGCCGCGCGCGAGTTGTTTGGCGTCGAGGTTCCGCTGCCTGCGCCGCGAATGCCCTATCGCGAGGCCATGGAGCGTTACGGCTCGGACAAGCCCGACCTGCGCTTTGAACTGCCGCTGGTCGATGTCGCCGAAATCGCAGCACAGTGCCAGTTTCAAGTATTCCAGCAGGCCCTTGCGGCCCACGGGCGCGTTAAGGCGCTGGCTGTCCCCGGCGGCGCCCGGCTCTCGCGCAAAGAGATTGAGGATCTTGGCGCATGGCTGGCTCAGGATTTTGGCGCAAAGGGACTGGCCTGGCTGAAGCATGAAGAGGACGGCTTGAAATCGGCGATCGCCAAATTTTTCAGCGAGGACCAGTTGCGTAAACTTTCGACGCTGCTGAAAACCGCGCCGGGCGACATTGTCTTTTTTGGCGCGGGTCGCGAGGATATTGTACATGCCACGCTTGGCGCTCTGCGGCTGCGGATGGCCAGAGAGATGAAGCTGATTCCAGCCGATCGCTGGGCCTTTGTCTGGGTCACGGATTTTCCGCTTTTCGAACGCGACCACGATAGCGGCGCATTGAATAGCGTACATCATCCTTTTACGGCGCCGCATCCCGAGGACATGCGATTGCTCCAGGATGCGGATTTGTTTGGCAAGCAGGGCCACAAGATTCGATCTCGAGCCTATGACCTGGCGCTCAATGGCGTGGAAATCGGCGGGGGCTCGATTCGTATTCATGATAGCAAGATGCAGGCCGACGTCTTTCAGGCCCTGGGGATTTCGGAGGAGGAGGCGCGCGATCGCTTTGGATTTTTCCTGGATGCACTGCACTTCGGCGCGCCGCCGCACGGCGGTATTGCCTTTGGCCTCGACCGGATTCTGATGCTGTTTCTCGGACGCGAATCGATTCGAGACGTGATCGCCTTTCCCAAGACGCAAAAAGGACAGTGTCTGATGTCCGAAAGCCCCTCCACCGTTGCTCCGGAGCAATTGCGCGAGTTGCGGATTCGCACACTGCATGCCGAGGGCAAGCCAGGCTGA
- a CDS encoding glycosyltransferase family 2 protein produces MDSPLLSVILPTYNESGNLRELVQRLAQALRGQRYEILVVDDNSPDRTWQLAESLAAEGAPLRVMRRLNERGLSSAVVAGMSIAAGDLLAVMDADLQHDESILPAMTQAIREQGYDLAIGSRAAQGGSYGKWSRGRRFVSWVATALARLMLPVQVKDPMSGFFVVRRSVYQQCAERINPVGFKILLEFIGRNPDLKVIEIGYQFRLRVHGETKLSGSVIRNYLLALYDLRFGKVVSPTFAMYSLVGATGVLVNYFGFLLGEAMGLGAVQVFNEQLHWAPGLGIELSILSNYILNNYLTFFERRHRGRQLWRGILVFHGISSIGAAVQWAIYEVLTNLAPLKVWLSAETARHPYYAIAILIAMISNYFLNLNFTWSRATR; encoded by the coding sequence GTGGATTCGCCCCTGCTGAGCGTCATCCTGCCCACCTACAATGAGTCCGGCAACTTGCGGGAGCTGGTGCAGCGTCTGGCACAGGCTCTGCGCGGTCAGCGCTACGAAATCCTCGTCGTCGATGACAACAGCCCTGACCGAACCTGGCAGCTTGCCGAGTCGCTGGCGGCGGAGGGAGCGCCGCTGCGCGTAATGCGCAGACTCAACGAGCGCGGCCTGTCTTCGGCCGTTGTAGCCGGCATGAGCATTGCTGCCGGCGATCTTCTGGCGGTAATGGACGCCGACCTGCAGCACGATGAAAGCATCTTACCGGCTATGACCCAGGCAATTCGCGAGCAAGGATATGACCTGGCGATTGGCTCGCGCGCAGCCCAGGGCGGCAGCTACGGCAAATGGTCGCGCGGCCGCCGTTTTGTCAGCTGGGTGGCCACCGCCCTGGCCCGCCTGATGTTGCCCGTTCAAGTCAAAGATCCAATGAGCGGCTTTTTTGTCGTGCGACGCTCCGTTTACCAGCAATGCGCCGAACGCATCAACCCGGTCGGCTTCAAGATTCTTCTGGAATTCATTGGCCGCAACCCGGACCTGAAGGTCATAGAAATCGGTTACCAGTTTCGTCTGCGCGTGCATGGCGAAACCAAGCTTTCTGGCTCTGTAATTCGCAACTATCTGCTGGCGCTCTACGATCTGCGATTTGGCAAGGTGGTCTCGCCGACCTTCGCCATGTATTCGCTGGTAGGCGCCACGGGCGTTCTGGTCAACTACTTTGGTTTTCTGCTGGGCGAAGCGATGGGCCTCGGCGCGGTGCAGGTATTCAACGAGCAATTGCACTGGGCGCCGGGTCTTGGAATTGAGCTTTCGATACTATCCAACTATATACTTAACAACTATTTGACATTTTTTGAACGGCGTCATCGCGGCAGGCAATTGTGGCGAGGCATTCTGGTATTTCACGGCATCAGCTCCATCGGCGCTGCAGTGCAATGGGCCATCTATGAAGTGCTGACCAATCTGGCGCCACTGAAAGTCTGGTTGAGCGCGGAAACGGCCAGGCATCCCTACTACGCGATAGCGATTCTGATCGCAATGATCAGCAACTATTTCCTCAACTTGAATTTCACCTGGTCGCGCGCTACGCGCTGA
- a CDS encoding PhoH family protein produces the protein MPRASQAERIFVGEAQCVSQDVACGPGSVQFDFVSKELFQAICGVADRGIAPLEQMLGVQLIPRGQSFHLQGEAPARLEFALAFFRAVQERYQHGGSQAPDDFDLGYLFQQMKKRADLHIAGGGEFLPETIFTAFSGRPIQTRTRRQNEYVHSILGNPITLCLGPAGSGKTFLSIAAACRLLQQGEHDRLVITRPAVEAGESLGFLPGDLAQKVEPYLRPIYDALYECMGFEKVNDLMSARRIEIAPLAYMRGRTLNESIIILDEGQNCTLPQLKMFLTRLGRNSRICLSGDVTQIDLPPGKSGLLRAVRLLRPIDGVGVIEFQSEDIIRNPLVERIVRAFEVVNDQGALGPQ, from the coding sequence ATGCCGAGGGCAAGCCAGGCTGAGCGGATTTTTGTTGGCGAAGCGCAGTGCGTCTCTCAGGATGTAGCCTGCGGGCCAGGTAGCGTGCAGTTCGATTTTGTCAGCAAGGAACTGTTTCAGGCCATTTGCGGCGTGGCCGACCGCGGTATTGCGCCGCTGGAGCAAATGCTGGGCGTGCAGCTCATTCCTCGCGGGCAGTCCTTCCATCTGCAAGGCGAAGCGCCGGCGCGCCTGGAATTTGCACTGGCATTCTTTCGGGCGGTCCAGGAACGATACCAGCATGGCGGCAGCCAGGCGCCGGACGATTTTGACCTTGGCTACTTGTTCCAGCAGATGAAAAAGCGAGCCGACCTGCACATTGCCGGAGGCGGGGAATTCCTGCCGGAAACAATCTTTACCGCCTTTAGCGGCCGTCCAATCCAGACGCGCACGCGGCGGCAAAACGAATATGTGCATTCGATTCTGGGAAACCCTATCACGCTCTGTCTGGGTCCCGCTGGCAGCGGCAAGACTTTTCTAAGCATCGCCGCCGCCTGTCGCCTGTTGCAACAGGGCGAGCACGATCGCCTGGTCATCACTCGACCGGCGGTCGAGGCCGGCGAATCGCTGGGCTTCTTGCCCGGCGACCTGGCGCAGAAGGTCGAGCCCTACCTGCGTCCAATTTACGATGCGCTCTACGAGTGCATGGGATTTGAAAAGGTCAACGACTTGATGAGCGCCAGGCGCATCGAGATTGCTCCGCTGGCCTATATGCGCGGACGTACGCTAAATGAATCGATCATTATTCTGGACGAGGGTCAGAACTGCACCTTGCCTCAACTGAAAATGTTTCTGACTCGCCTTGGTCGCAATTCGCGCATCTGTCTGAGCGGCGACGTGACGCAAATCGATTTGCCGCCTGGCAAGTCCGGACTTTTGCGCGCTGTGCGTTTGTTGCGTCCCATTGACGGCGTCGGCGTAATTGAATTCCAATCCGAAGATATCATCCGTAATCCGCTGGTAGAACGCATCGTTCGCGCCTTTGAAGTAGTCAATGATCAGGGCGCACTGGGGCCTCAATGA